Proteins encoded together in one Lachnospiraceae bacterium JLR.KK008 window:
- the thiI gene encoding tRNA uracil 4-sulfurtransferase ThiI → MYTSFLIKYAEIGVKGKNRYLFEDALVRQIKYALKKCEGAFAVHKTQGRIYVDALSEFDFDEAAARLQMVFGISGICPVVVLEDQGFEQLCADVVSYIGKAYPQRDRTFKVAARRARKNYPMDSMEINREIGGVLLDAFPEMKVDVHDPDILLNIEIREKIYLYSAIIPGPGGMPVGTGGKGMLLLSGGIDSPVAGYMIAKRGVKIDAVYFHAPPYTSERAKQKVVDLARQVSAYAGPVYLHIINFTDIQLAIYEKCPHDELTIIMRRYMMRIAEKLAKDTECLGLITGESIGQVASQTMHALAVTNEVCELPVYRPLIGMDKQEIVEISEKIGTYETSILPYEDCCTIFVAKHPVTKPNLGVIKKHERNLEEGIDELVRTALETEELLVVEQK, encoded by the coding sequence ATGTATACCTCATTTTTGATCAAATACGCGGAAATTGGTGTGAAAGGGAAAAACCGTTATCTGTTTGAAGATGCACTCGTGCGTCAGATCAAATATGCGCTGAAAAAATGCGAGGGAGCGTTCGCAGTGCACAAGACGCAGGGAAGGATCTATGTAGATGCGCTGTCAGAATTTGACTTCGACGAGGCCGCGGCGCGGCTGCAGATGGTCTTTGGCATCTCCGGTATCTGTCCGGTCGTCGTCCTGGAGGATCAGGGCTTTGAGCAGCTTTGTGCAGATGTGGTCTCCTATATTGGCAAGGCCTATCCGCAGAGAGACCGGACGTTTAAAGTAGCTGCCAGAAGGGCAAGAAAGAATTACCCGATGGATTCCATGGAAATTAACCGGGAGATCGGCGGTGTGCTGCTGGACGCATTTCCGGAGATGAAGGTAGACGTCCACGATCCTGACATCCTGTTGAATATTGAGATCAGAGAGAAGATATATCTCTATTCGGCAATCATACCCGGTCCCGGAGGGATGCCGGTGGGCACAGGCGGCAAAGGAATGCTGCTTCTGTCCGGCGGCATTGATTCTCCGGTGGCAGGGTATATGATCGCCAAGAGAGGCGTAAAGATCGACGCGGTCTATTTTCACGCGCCGCCCTATACGAGCGAACGGGCAAAGCAGAAGGTCGTCGATCTGGCGAGGCAGGTGTCGGCGTATGCGGGACCGGTCTATCTGCACATTATTAATTTTACGGATATTCAGCTGGCTATCTACGAGAAGTGTCCGCATGATGAGCTGACGATTATTATGCGCCGCTATATGATGCGGATTGCGGAAAAACTGGCAAAAGACACAGAATGTCTGGGCCTGATCACCGGTGAGAGTATCGGACAGGTCGCTTCCCAGACAATGCACGCGCTGGCTGTCACGAATGAAGTGTGTGAGCTTCCGGTATACCGTCCGCTGATCGGGATGGACAAGCAGGAGATCGTGGAGATCTCCGAAAAGATAGGCACGTATGAGACATCGATCCTCCCTTATGAGGACTGCTGCACAATCTTCGTAGCCAAACATCCGGTGACAAAGCCGAATCTGGGTGTGATCAAAAAGCATGAGCGTAATCTGGAGGAAGGGATCGACGAACTCGTGCGGACAGCGCTGGAGACGGAGGAACTCCTTGTCGTAGAGCAGAAGTAA
- a CDS encoding cysteine desulfurase family protein, with translation MEIYLDNSATTKSYGAVAEIVSKVMVEDYGNPSSMHMKGVEGERYVRYAKEVIAGNLKVNEKEIFFTSGGTESDNLALIGTAMANRRAGCHLITTCIEHPAVLQTMHFLESQGFHVTYLPVDYHGVIRLEDLRCAIRRDTILVSIMHTNNEIGSIQPIAEAGALIKSINPRIVFHVDAVQGYGKFRIYPKKMNIDLLSVSAHKIHGPKGIGFLYVNEKIKINPIIYGGGQQKGMRSGTENVPGIAGLGKAVELIYENLEEERAAMYELRECFMQGVMRIPDVRINSAAGEAGAPHVISVSFRGIRSEVLLHALEEKGIYVSAGSACASNKAPKPSDTLRAIGLERDLLDSTLRFSLSVFTTQQEIDDTLQALYEIVPMLRKYTRH, from the coding sequence ATGGAAATATATCTGGATAATTCCGCTACGACCAAAAGCTACGGGGCTGTGGCTGAGATCGTAAGCAAAGTGATGGTAGAAGACTATGGCAATCCTTCCAGTATGCACATGAAAGGTGTGGAGGGGGAGCGGTATGTCCGATATGCAAAAGAGGTTATCGCCGGCAATCTGAAAGTGAATGAGAAAGAGATCTTTTTTACATCCGGCGGTACCGAATCTGACAATCTGGCCCTGATCGGGACTGCCATGGCCAACAGAAGGGCGGGCTGTCATTTGATTACGACCTGTATCGAACATCCTGCCGTCTTGCAGACGATGCACTTTCTGGAGAGTCAGGGCTTTCATGTGACGTATCTGCCGGTGGATTATCATGGTGTTATCCGTCTGGAAGATTTGCGGTGCGCGATACGGAGAGATACGATACTTGTGTCGATCATGCACACAAACAATGAGATTGGTTCCATTCAGCCGATCGCAGAGGCGGGCGCGCTGATTAAAAGCATTAATCCACGCATCGTATTTCATGTGGACGCGGTACAGGGTTATGGAAAGTTCAGAATCTATCCGAAAAAGATGAATATCGACTTGCTGTCGGTGAGTGCGCATAAGATACATGGACCGAAGGGGATCGGATTTCTGTATGTCAATGAAAAGATCAAGATTAATCCGATTATATACGGAGGAGGGCAGCAGAAAGGGATGCGTTCCGGTACGGAAAATGTGCCCGGGATTGCAGGCCTGGGAAAAGCAGTGGAACTGATCTATGAAAATCTGGAGGAAGAGCGGGCGGCGATGTATGAGCTGCGGGAGTGCTTTATGCAGGGTGTGATGCGCATTCCGGACGTCAGGATCAACAGTGCTGCGGGAGAGGCAGGAGCGCCTCATGTGATCAGTGTTTCTTTCCGCGGCATCCGCAGTGAAGTGCTGCTTCACGCATTGGAGGAAAAGGGAATTTACGTGTCTGCGGGCAGCGCCTGCGCATCGAATAAGGCACCCAAACCGTCGGATACGCTGCGGGCGATCGGTCTGGAGAGAGATTTGCTGGATTCCACACTGCGCTTCAGCCTCTCCGTATTTACGACGCAGCAGGAGATTGATGATACATTGCAGGCATTGTATGAAATCGTACCAATGCTTCGCAAATATACGAGACACTAA
- a CDS encoding 16S rRNA (uracil(1498)-N(3))-methyltransferase produces the protein MYQFFVKPEQISGKTICITGGDVNHIKNVLRMKPGEELAVSNGTDGKEYRCQIREMTAEAVICTLLFVKEDGLELPSRVYLFQGLPKGDKMDLIVQKAVELGVFQIIPVAARRSVVKLDEKKAKSRLARWQGIAEAAAKQSKRRIVPEIASVMTMKEAAAYARDMECKLIPYELAEGMGRTKTLISQIIRDQRVAVFIGPEGGFEDSEIETARAAGIEPVTMGKRILRTETAGLTMLAWIMYQLEEEA, from the coding sequence ATGTATCAGTTTTTTGTGAAACCGGAACAGATCAGCGGGAAAACGATCTGCATCACCGGAGGGGATGTCAATCACATCAAAAATGTGCTGCGCATGAAGCCGGGAGAGGAGCTCGCGGTCAGCAACGGGACAGACGGAAAGGAATACCGCTGTCAGATCAGGGAGATGACTGCGGAGGCCGTGATCTGTACGCTGTTGTTTGTCAAAGAAGACGGACTGGAACTGCCATCGAGAGTCTATCTGTTTCAAGGTCTGCCCAAGGGGGACAAGATGGATCTGATCGTGCAGAAGGCAGTGGAACTGGGGGTTTTTCAGATCATACCGGTGGCCGCGAGACGATCGGTTGTAAAACTTGACGAAAAGAAGGCAAAGAGCAGACTGGCAAGATGGCAGGGGATTGCAGAGGCAGCCGCCAAACAGAGCAAGAGACGGATCGTTCCGGAGATCGCCTCCGTGATGACGATGAAGGAGGCAGCCGCATATGCCCGGGATATGGAGTGCAAACTGATCCCCTATGAGCTGGCGGAGGGGATGGGCAGGACGAAAACACTGATCAGTCAGATTATCAGGGATCAGCGTGTGGCGGTTTTCATCGGCCCGGAAGGCGGTTTTGAGGACAGTGAGATAGAGACGGCGCGGGCGGCAGGGATCGAGCCGGTCACGATGGGAAAACGCATTTTGCGGACGGAGACGGCAGGGCTTACGATGCTTGCGTGGATAATGTATCAACTGGAAGAGGAAGCATAG
- the prmA gene encoding 50S ribosomal protein L11 methyltransferase has product MKWKKFKIETVTEAEDMIISALYDIGLEGAQIEDKVPLTDSEKAQMFVDILPDGPEDDGIAWLSFFVEESGDGKVKYKGEDTDTDVILRKVEEELETLRGFMEIGTGVVTVDETEDIDWINNWKQYFHQFYIDDLLVIPSWEEAAPGEQGRKVLHIDPGTAFGTGMHETTQLCIRQLRKYITPETRLLDVGTGSGILSIVSLLYGIREAKGTDLDPCAVDAVRENMEANGISPDCFELTIGNLITQQEVRDKIGYGCYTIVVANILADVLVPLTPVAVQHLAPGGIYIASGIIDDKEETVVRAVKEAGLELLEVTAQGEWVCVTARKKTDK; this is encoded by the coding sequence ATGAAGTGGAAGAAATTTAAGATAGAGACGGTCACGGAGGCTGAGGATATGATCATCAGTGCGCTCTATGACATCGGTCTGGAAGGCGCGCAGATCGAAGATAAGGTGCCTTTGACGGACAGTGAGAAAGCGCAGATGTTTGTGGACATCCTGCCGGACGGCCCGGAAGATGACGGCATTGCCTGGCTGAGTTTTTTTGTGGAGGAGTCGGGAGACGGTAAAGTCAAATACAAGGGAGAGGATACCGACACAGATGTCATATTGCGTAAGGTGGAGGAGGAGCTGGAAACACTGCGCGGTTTTATGGAGATAGGCACAGGTGTGGTCACGGTGGATGAAACGGAAGACATCGATTGGATCAATAACTGGAAGCAGTATTTTCACCAGTTCTATATAGACGATCTGCTTGTAATTCCCTCATGGGAAGAAGCGGCGCCGGGAGAACAGGGGCGCAAAGTACTGCATATCGATCCCGGGACTGCTTTTGGCACGGGAATGCATGAGACGACGCAGCTGTGCATCAGGCAGCTGCGCAAATATATTACGCCGGAGACGAGGCTTCTGGATGTGGGGACGGGAAGCGGCATTTTGTCGATTGTCTCTCTGCTGTATGGGATCAGAGAGGCAAAGGGCACGGATCTTGATCCCTGTGCGGTTGATGCGGTGAGAGAGAATATGGAGGCAAACGGCATATCGCCGGATTGCTTTGAGCTGACGATCGGTAATCTGATCACGCAGCAGGAAGTGCGTGACAAGATCGGATATGGCTGTTATACGATTGTAGTGGCTAATATTCTTGCGGATGTGCTCGTGCCGTTGACACCGGTCGCTGTACAACATCTGGCGCCGGGTGGTATTTATATTGCGTCCGGGATCATCGATGATAAAGAGGAGACTGTCGTCCGTGCGGTGAAGGAGGCAGGGCTGGAACTGCTGGAAGTGACTGCGCAGGGAGAATGGGTGTGCGTGACAGCGAGAAAGAAAACCGACAAATAG
- a CDS encoding DUF4474 domain-containing protein: MDICEKVHILDDVLRPFGFSYCMGPDIITSRTDAWQREFGYCAAFDKSAPYFGMVFDCEPVYFDYQGQTWLIEFWKGQYGINTGSEIGIYHADHIVNPQQYDRTLFHSISDSQMMNLSMELFYKGKALFCIRKTHWWLTGFCVGHFCEPGNLTMKVSVTFPNAYMMQAFVDSLVHTGYGDCAIFICGLTVSFTFAVPCTRQCHCRLLCRLTQWRNRFFCWLYRLITRPFVCTLDRLLYLYFFLPACFRRIIRCRRHRKQKCPHCCKKKQIEVSHTRRTPS, from the coding sequence ATGGATATATGTGAGAAAGTACACATTCTGGACGATGTGCTCCGTCCTTTCGGTTTTTCCTATTGCATGGGACCGGACATCATCACCTCACGCACAGATGCCTGGCAGCGTGAGTTCGGATATTGTGCTGCATTTGACAAGTCTGCGCCGTATTTTGGTATGGTATTCGACTGCGAACCTGTCTATTTTGATTACCAGGGCCAAACCTGGCTCATCGAATTCTGGAAAGGCCAGTACGGTATCAACACGGGAAGCGAGATTGGCATCTATCATGCGGATCACATCGTAAACCCGCAGCAGTACGACCGCACACTGTTTCACAGCATCTCCGACAGTCAGATGATGAATCTCTCTATGGAGCTGTTTTATAAAGGCAAGGCCTTATTCTGCATCCGCAAGACACATTGGTGGCTGACCGGTTTCTGTGTCGGACATTTCTGCGAACCGGGCAATCTGACAATGAAAGTTTCCGTCACGTTCCCCAATGCTTATATGATGCAGGCCTTTGTGGACAGTCTTGTGCATACCGGCTATGGAGACTGCGCAATATTTATCTGTGGTCTCACCGTCTCTTTCACCTTCGCAGTTCCCTGCACAAGGCAATGTCACTGCCGGCTGCTCTGCCGGCTGACACAGTGGAGAAACCGCTTTTTCTGCTGGCTGTACCGATTGATCACACGTCCTTTTGTCTGCACGCTTGACAGGCTGCTCTATCTGTATTTCTTCCTCCCTGCCTGCTTCCGCCGCATCATCCGCTGTCGCAGGCACAGAAAGCAGAAATGTCCGCATTGTTGTAAGAAGAAACAGATCGAAGTTTCCCATACGAGGAGAACACCGTCATGA
- a CDS encoding metallophosphoesterase: MTMTFSPFTDARISRAFDNALRLPLTQCSKYVLFSDCHRGTGTANDNFLKNEYLYLAALNYYYRRGFTYLELGDGDELWENRSIRKIKEVHMQAFEILSRYYTHGRMYAIYGNHDHIKHLSRFRQKHFQAFYCDQTLQQRPLFPGIVFYPGIILQDEMHQKDIFLTHGHQADALNSTFWPLSRFLVRYVWRPLEKLGIPDPTSAAKNNTKKKKSEQRLMRWAISRSNLLVTGHTHHPMIGTRQSPYCNTGSCVHPSGITCIEIERRCLTLVKWSTQARTDLLLQAAREPLGDTVCINEYT; encoded by the coding sequence ATGACCATGACCTTTTCCCCTTTTACTGATGCCCGGATTTCCCGCGCATTCGACAATGCGCTGCGGCTGCCGCTGACACAGTGTTCCAAATACGTGCTTTTCAGCGACTGCCATCGGGGAACCGGCACAGCCAACGACAACTTTCTGAAGAACGAATATCTCTATCTGGCAGCCCTCAATTATTATTATCGCAGAGGATTTACCTATCTCGAACTGGGCGACGGCGACGAACTGTGGGAGAACCGCTCCATCCGCAAGATCAAGGAAGTCCACATGCAGGCTTTCGAAATACTGTCCCGCTATTATACCCATGGCCGGATGTATGCCATCTACGGAAACCACGACCATATCAAACATTTGTCCCGCTTCCGTCAGAAACATTTCCAGGCATTTTATTGTGACCAGACATTACAGCAGCGTCCTCTCTTTCCCGGCATTGTCTTTTATCCCGGTATCATTTTGCAGGACGAAATGCACCAGAAAGATATTTTTCTCACACACGGGCATCAGGCAGACGCTCTGAACAGCACGTTCTGGCCACTTTCCCGTTTTCTCGTGCGCTATGTATGGAGACCTCTGGAAAAGCTAGGCATTCCGGATCCCACAAGCGCTGCCAAAAACAATACCAAAAAGAAAAAATCAGAGCAGCGTCTCATGAGATGGGCCATCTCCCGCAGCAATCTCCTGGTGACCGGTCACACCCACCATCCGATGATCGGAACCCGCCAGTCTCCCTATTGTAATACCGGGAGCTGTGTCCATCCTTCCGGTATCACCTGTATTGAGATCGAGAGACGCTGCCTGACACTCGTGAAATGGAGCACACAGGCACGGACCGATCTCCTGCTGCAGGCGGCCCGCGAACCGCTGGGCGACACAGTGTGCATAAATGAATACACCTGA
- the dnaJ gene encoding molecular chaperone DnaJ has protein sequence MAEQKRDYYEVLGVKKDADDAAIKKAYRTLAKKYHPDTNPGDKEAEQKFKEASEAYAILSDPEKRRQYDQFGHAAFDGGGAGGFGGFDFSGADFGDIFGDIFGDLFGGSRRSGRGSSGPMKGANIRTSVHITFEEAVFGVEKEIELTLKDECPTCHGSGAKPGTNAETCSKCGGKGQVVFTQQSFFGTVRNVQTCPECGGSGKVIKDKCTGCHGSGYIANRKKIQVTIPAGIDNGQSVRIRDKGEPGTNGGPRGDLLVEVMVQRHPIFQRQDYNIYSTVSMSFAVAALGGEIVIDTVDGKVIYEVKAGTQTDTRVRLKGKGVPSLRNKDVRGDHYVTLVVQVPDKLSHEAKELLRKFDEATGDSLNAAKKAESGKSAGPEPKEKKKKGFWK, from the coding sequence ATGGCAGAACAGAAACGCGATTATTATGAAGTCCTGGGAGTCAAAAAAGATGCGGATGATGCTGCGATAAAGAAAGCATACAGAACGCTTGCCAAAAAATATCATCCTGATACGAATCCGGGAGATAAAGAGGCGGAACAGAAATTTAAGGAAGCGTCAGAAGCCTATGCGATTTTGAGTGATCCGGAAAAGAGACGTCAGTATGACCAGTTTGGTCATGCGGCCTTTGACGGGGGTGGAGCCGGTGGATTTGGCGGATTTGATTTCAGCGGCGCTGATTTCGGTGATATTTTCGGTGATATTTTTGGCGATTTGTTTGGCGGCAGCAGAAGGAGCGGAAGAGGCAGCAGTGGCCCTATGAAGGGCGCCAACATACGCACGAGCGTACACATTACGTTTGAGGAAGCCGTATTTGGTGTGGAGAAAGAAATCGAGCTGACGCTGAAAGACGAATGTCCGACCTGCCATGGCAGCGGCGCAAAACCGGGTACCAACGCGGAGACCTGTTCCAAATGCGGCGGCAAGGGTCAGGTCGTCTTTACCCAGCAGTCTTTCTTCGGGACCGTAAGGAATGTACAGACTTGCCCGGAATGCGGCGGCAGTGGTAAGGTGATCAAGGATAAATGTACGGGCTGCCATGGCAGCGGCTATATTGCCAATCGTAAAAAGATACAGGTTACGATTCCGGCGGGCATCGACAATGGACAGAGCGTGCGTATCCGTGACAAGGGCGAACCGGGCACGAACGGCGGACCGCGGGGAGACCTTCTCGTGGAAGTTATGGTGCAGCGTCATCCGATCTTCCAGAGGCAGGATTACAATATTTACTCTACCGTATCCATGTCCTTCGCGGTGGCGGCGCTGGGCGGCGAGATCGTCATTGATACCGTGGATGGAAAAGTCATCTATGAGGTAAAGGCCGGAACACAGACTGACACTCGTGTCAGATTAAAAGGCAAAGGGGTGCCGTCCCTGCGCAACAAAGATGTGCGGGGCGACCATTATGTGACGCTGGTCGTACAGGTGCCGGATAAACTTTCGCACGAAGCGAAAGAACTGCTGCGTAAGTTTGACGAGGCGACGGGCGATTCCCTGAATGCAGCGAAAAAGGCTGAGTCCGGAAAGTCAGCAGGACCGGAACCAAAAGAAAAAAAGAAAAAAGGATTCTGGAAATAA
- the dnaK gene encoding molecular chaperone DnaK has protein sequence MSKIIGIDLGTTNSCVAVMEGGKPTVIANTEGARTTPSVVAFTKTGERLVGEPAKRQAVTNAEKTISSIKRDMGTDKGRVIDEKKYSPQQISAMILQKLKADAENYLGEKVTEAVITVPAYFNDAQRQATKDAGKIAGLEVKRIINEPTAAALAYGLDNEKEQKIMVYDLGGGTFDVSIIEIGDGVIEVLATNGNNKLGGDDFDQKITDYMLAEFRKNEGIDLSNDKMALQRLKEAAEKAKKELSSATTTNINLPFITATAEGPKHFDMNLTRAKFDELTHDLVEMTAVPVQNALKDAGITASELGKVLLVGGSTRVPAVQDKVKALTGHEPSKTLNPDECVAIGASIQGGKLAGDAGAGDILLLDVTPLSLSIETRGGIATRLIERNTTIPTKKSQVFSTAADNQTAVDINVVQGERQFARDNKSLGQFRLDGIPPAPSGIPQIEVTFDIDANGIVNVSAKDLGTGKEQHITITAGSNMSDEDIDKAVKEAAEYEAQDKKRKEAVDTRNDAESFVFQTEKALTEVGDKIADSDKSAVEADLAAVKDLLEKTKDTELSEAQVAEMKAAQEKLMASAQSLFTKVYEQAQASGAGAAGPDMSGAAQESTDNADDVVDGDYREV, from the coding sequence ATGAGCAAGATAATTGGTATTGATTTAGGAACGACAAACAGCTGCGTGGCAGTGATGGAGGGCGGTAAACCGACGGTTATCGCCAATACGGAAGGCGCAAGGACGACACCGTCTGTGGTGGCATTTACAAAGACCGGAGAGAGACTGGTTGGAGAGCCGGCAAAACGTCAGGCGGTCACCAATGCGGAAAAGACGATCTCTTCCATTAAAAGAGATATGGGCACCGATAAGGGACGGGTGATTGATGAAAAGAAGTATTCTCCTCAGCAGATTTCTGCAATGATCCTCCAGAAACTGAAAGCGGATGCGGAAAACTATCTCGGTGAGAAGGTGACAGAGGCTGTTATCACTGTGCCGGCATATTTTAATGATGCACAGCGTCAGGCGACAAAGGATGCCGGAAAGATCGCAGGTCTTGAAGTAAAGCGTATTATCAATGAGCCTACGGCGGCAGCGCTTGCTTACGGACTTGACAATGAGAAAGAGCAGAAGATCATGGTCTATGACCTGGGTGGCGGTACGTTCGATGTATCGATCATCGAGATTGGCGATGGTGTCATTGAAGTATTGGCTACCAATGGAAATAATAAGCTGGGCGGCGATGACTTCGACCAGAAGATCACCGATTATATGCTGGCAGAGTTCAGGAAAAATGAAGGCATTGATCTCTCCAATGACAAAATGGCGCTCCAGAGATTGAAAGAAGCGGCAGAGAAAGCGAAAAAAGAGCTTTCTTCAGCAACGACAACAAATATCAATCTGCCTTTTATTACTGCGACGGCAGAAGGTCCGAAGCATTTCGATATGAATCTCACAAGGGCGAAATTCGATGAATTGACGCATGACCTTGTGGAGATGACGGCAGTTCCGGTACAGAATGCGCTCAAGGACGCAGGCATTACGGCTTCCGAGCTTGGCAAAGTGCTGCTTGTCGGCGGTTCTACCCGTGTACCGGCCGTGCAGGATAAGGTGAAAGCGCTTACCGGTCATGAGCCGAGTAAGACGTTGAATCCGGACGAATGTGTGGCGATCGGCGCTTCCATCCAGGGCGGTAAGCTCGCCGGAGACGCAGGCGCAGGCGACATTCTCCTGTTGGATGTTACACCGCTTTCGTTGTCGATTGAGACAAGAGGCGGGATTGCCACGAGACTGATCGAGAGAAACACGACGATTCCGACGAAAAAGAGTCAGGTATTTTCTACCGCGGCAGACAATCAGACAGCGGTCGACATCAATGTCGTACAGGGTGAGAGACAGTTCGCCCGCGATAATAAGTCGTTGGGGCAGTTCCGGCTTGACGGAATCCCGCCGGCTCCGAGCGGAATCCCGCAGATCGAGGTTACGTTTGACATTGACGCCAACGGTATTGTAAATGTTTCTGCGAAAGACCTGGGAACAGGCAAAGAGCAGCATATTACGATCACTGCCGGATCGAACATGTCGGATGAAGATATTGACAAGGCAGTAAAGGAAGCTGCAGAATATGAGGCACAGGATAAGAAGAGGAAAGAGGCAGTCGACACGAGAAACGATGCGGAATCCTTTGTGTTCCAGACAGAGAAGGCGCTGACAGAGGTTGGAGATAAGATCGCAGACAGTGACAAGAGTGCTGTGGAAGCCGATCTTGCGGCGGTCAAAGACCTTCTGGAAAAGACCAAAGACACGGAGTTGTCGGAGGCACAGGTAGCCGAGATGAAAGCTGCTCAGGAGAAACTGATGGCGAGTGCACAGTCATTGTTTACGAAAGTATACGAGCAGGCACAGGCATCGGGAGCCGGCGCGGCAGGTCCGGATATGAGCGGCGCGGCGCAGGAAAGCACAGACAATGCGGACGACGTAGTGGACGGAGATTACAGAGAGGTATAA
- the grpE gene encoding nucleotide exchange factor GrpE: MDGNAGQAEDETPSEAVNEEPAEERELTKEEAKAARKKAKAEKKDKSKEKIAELEDRVKRQMAEFENFRKRTDKEKAQMFEAGAKSVIEKILPVVDNFERGLQAAGDGGETDSFMEGMQMIYKQLMTELEGIGVKPIETIGTEFDPEFHNAVMQVESDEYETGIIAQELQKGYMYRDSVVRHSMVAVVQ, from the coding sequence ATGGATGGCAACGCCGGTCAGGCGGAAGATGAGACACCTTCTGAGGCAGTAAACGAAGAGCCGGCAGAGGAACGGGAGCTGACCAAAGAAGAAGCGAAGGCAGCCAGGAAAAAGGCTAAGGCCGAGAAGAAAGATAAATCGAAAGAAAAGATCGCAGAGCTGGAGGACCGTGTAAAGAGACAGATGGCGGAATTCGAAAATTTCCGTAAGCGCACGGATAAGGAAAAGGCACAGATGTTTGAGGCGGGAGCCAAAAGTGTCATAGAAAAAATCCTTCCGGTCGTGGATAATTTCGAGCGGGGACTGCAGGCGGCCGGCGACGGCGGCGAGACGGACAGCTTTATGGAAGGGATGCAGATGATCTACAAACAGCTGATGACAGAGTTGGAAGGAATCGGGGTGAAGCCGATCGAGACCATAGGCACAGAGTTTGATCCCGAATTTCATAATGCGGTCATGCAGGTGGAGAGCGATGAGTATGAGACAGGAATCATTGCGCAGGAGCTGCAAAAGGGATATATGTATCGTGATAGCGTAGTCAGACACAGCATGGTGGCAGTTGTGCAGTGA